One genomic window of Camelina sativa cultivar DH55 chromosome 5, Cs, whole genome shotgun sequence includes the following:
- the LOC104788395 gene encoding polygalacturonate 4-alpha-galacturonosyltransferase isoform X2 gives MALKRGLSGVNRIRGSSGGSRSVLVLLIFFCVFAPLVFFVGRGVYIDSSNGNDYSNASVKQNLDWRERLAMQSVRSLFSKEVLDVIAASTADLGPLSLDSFKKKNLSASWREVGVDTSFRHSENQTTQDVKSNILNEKRDKTSKDGSHQKVETPAKIHRRQLRERRREMRANELVQHNDDTILKLENAAIERSKSVDSAVLGKYSIWRRENENDNSDSNIRLMRDQVIMARVYTGLAKLKNKNDLLQELQARLKDSQRVLAESTSDADLPRSAHEKLRAMGQVLAKAKMQLYDCKLVTGKLRAMLQTADEQVRSLKKQSTFLAQLAAKTIPNPIHCLSMRLTIDYYLLSPEKRKFPRSENLENPNLYHYALFSDNVLAASVVVNSTIMNAKDPSKHVFHLVTDKLNFGAMNMWFLLNPPGKATIHVENVDEFKWLNSSYCPVLRQLESAAMREYYFKADHPTSGSSNLKYRNPKYLSMLNHLRFYLPEVYPKLNKILFLDDDIIVQKDLTPLWEVNLNGKVNGAVETCGESFHRFDKYLNFSNPHIARNFNPNACGWAYGMNMFDLKEWKKRDITGIYHKWQNMNENRTLWKLGTLPPGLITFYGLTHPLNKSWHVLGLGYNPSIDRKDIENAAVVHYNGNMKPWLELAMSKYRPYWTKYIKFDHPYLRRCNLHE, from the exons ATGGCGCTGAAGCGAGGGCTATCTGGAGTTAACCGGATTAGAGGAAGTAGTGGTGGATCTCGATCTGTCCTTGTACTCCTCATCTTTTTCTGTGTTTTCGCACCACTTGTCTTCTTTGTTGGCCGAGGTGTATACATCGATTCCTCTAATGGTAATG ATTATTCAAATGCTTCTGTGAAGCAG AATCTTGACTGGAGAGAACGTTTAGCAATGCAATCTGTTAGATCTCTTTTCTCGAAAGAG GTATTAGATGTTATCGCAGCTAGCACAGCTGATTTGGGTCCTCTTAGCCTTGattctttcaagaaaaaaaatttgtctgCATCATGGCGGGAAGTTGGAGTAGACACCTCTTTTAGACATTCTGAG AATCAAACGACTCAAGATGTCAAATCTAATATCCTGAATGAAAAACGTGACAAGACTTCTAAAG ATGGTAGCCATCAGAAAGTTGAGACACCTGCGAAGATTCACAGAAGG CAACTAAGAGAGAGAAGGCGTGAGATGCGAGCAAATGAATTAGTTCAGCACAATGATGACACGATTTTGAAACTCGAAAATGCAGCCATTGAACGTTCTAAGTCTGTTGATTCTGCTGTCCTTGGAAAATACAGTATTTGGAGAAGAGAAAATGAGAACGACAACTCCGATTCAAATATACGCTTGATGCGGGATCAAGTAATAATGGCTAGAGTCTATACTGGTCTtgcaaaattgaaaaacaagaaTGATTTGTTACAAGAACTCCAGGCCCGACTTAAGGACAGCCAACGGGTTTTGGCGGAATCAACATCTGATGCTGATCTTCCTCGGAG tGCACATGAGAAACTCAGAGCCATGGGTCAAGTCTTGGCTAAAGCTAAGATGCAGTTATATGACTGCAAGTTGGTTACTGGAAAGCTGAGAGCAATGCTTCAGACTGCCGACGAACAAGTCAGGAGCTTAAAGAAGCAGAGTACTTTTTTGGCTCAGTTAGCTGCAAAAACAATTCCAAATCCTATACATTGCCTATCAATGCGCTTGACCATTGATTACTATCTTCTGTCTCCGGAGAAAAGAAAATTCCCTCGGAGTGAAAACctagaaaaccctaatctttaTCATTATGCCCTCTTTTCCGACAATGTATTAGCTGCATCAGTGGTTGTTAACTCAACCATCATGAATGCCAAG GATCCTTCTAAGCATGTTTTCCACCTTGTCACGGATAAACTCAATTTCGGAGCAATGAACATGTGGTTCCTCCTAAACCCACCCGGAAAGGCAACCATACATGTGGAAAACGTTGATGAGTTTAAGTGGCTTAATTCATCTTACTGCCCTGTCCTTCGTCAGCTCGAGTCTGCAGCAATGAGAGAATACTATTTTAAAGCAGACCATCCGACTTCAGGCTCTTCGAATCTGAAATACAGAAACCCAAAGTATCTATCCATGTTGAATCACTTGAGATTCTACCTCCCTGAGGTTTATCCCAAGCTGAACAAAATCCTCTTCCTGGACGACGACATCATTGTTCAGAAAGATTTGACTCCACTCTGGGAAGTTAACCTGAACGGCAAAGTCAATGGTGCAGTTGAAACCTGTGGGGAAAGTTTCCACAGATTCGACAAGTATCTCAACTTTTCGAATCCTCACATTGCGAGGAACTTCAATCCAAATGCTTGTGGATGGGCTTATGGAATGAACATGTTTGACCTAAAGGAATGGAAAAAGAGAGACATCACTGGTATATACCATAAGTGGCAAAACATG AATGAGAACAGGACACTGTGGAAGCTAGGGACATTACCACCAGGACTAATAACATTCTACGGATTAACACATCCTTTAAACAAGTCGTGGCACGTGCTGGGACTTGGATATAACCCGAGTATAGACAGGAAAGACATTGAGAATGCAGCGGTGGTTCACTATAACGGGAACATGAAGCCGTGGTTGGAGTTAGCAATGTCCAAGTACCGACCGTATTGGACTAAATACATCAAGTTTGATCACCCTTATCTTCGTCGATGCAACcttcatgaataa
- the LOC104788395 gene encoding polygalacturonate 4-alpha-galacturonosyltransferase isoform X3, translated as MALKRGLSGVNRIRGSSGGSRSVLVLLIFFCVFAPLVFFVGRGVYIDSSNDYSNASVKQNLDWRERLAMQSVRSLFSKEVLDVIAASTADLGPLSLDSFKKKNLSASWREVGVDTSFRHSEQNQTTQDVKSNILNEKRDKTSKDGSHQKVETPAKIHRRQLRERRREMRANELVQHNDDTILKLENAAIERSKSVDSAVLGKYSIWRRENENDNSDSNIRLMRDQVIMARVYTGLAKLKNKNDLLQELQARLKDSQRVLAESTSDADLPRSAHEKLRAMGQVLAKAKMQLYDCKLVTGKLRAMLQTADEQVRSLKKQSTFLAQLAAKTIPNPIHCLSMRLTIDYYLLSPEKRKFPRSENLENPNLYHYALFSDNVLAASVVVNSTIMNAKDPSKHVFHLVTDKLNFGAMNMWFLLNPPGKATIHVENVDEFKWLNSSYCPVLRQLESAAMREYYFKADHPTSGSSNLKYRNPKYLSMLNHLRFYLPEVYPKLNKILFLDDDIIVQKDLTPLWEVNLNGKVNGAVETCGESFHRFDKYLNFSNPHIARNFNPNACGWAYGMNMFDLKEWKKRDITGIYHKWQNMNENRTLWKLGTLPPGLITFYGLTHPLNKSWHVLGLGYNPSIDRKDIENAAVVHYNGNMKPWLELAMSKYRPYWTKYIKFDHPYLRRCNLHE; from the exons ATGGCGCTGAAGCGAGGGCTATCTGGAGTTAACCGGATTAGAGGAAGTAGTGGTGGATCTCGATCTGTCCTTGTACTCCTCATCTTTTTCTGTGTTTTCGCACCACTTGTCTTCTTTGTTGGCCGAGGTGTATACATCGATTCCTCTAATG ATTATTCAAATGCTTCTGTGAAGCAG AATCTTGACTGGAGAGAACGTTTAGCAATGCAATCTGTTAGATCTCTTTTCTCGAAAGAG GTATTAGATGTTATCGCAGCTAGCACAGCTGATTTGGGTCCTCTTAGCCTTGattctttcaagaaaaaaaatttgtctgCATCATGGCGGGAAGTTGGAGTAGACACCTCTTTTAGACATTCTGAG CAGAATCAAACGACTCAAGATGTCAAATCTAATATCCTGAATGAAAAACGTGACAAGACTTCTAAAG ATGGTAGCCATCAGAAAGTTGAGACACCTGCGAAGATTCACAGAAGG CAACTAAGAGAGAGAAGGCGTGAGATGCGAGCAAATGAATTAGTTCAGCACAATGATGACACGATTTTGAAACTCGAAAATGCAGCCATTGAACGTTCTAAGTCTGTTGATTCTGCTGTCCTTGGAAAATACAGTATTTGGAGAAGAGAAAATGAGAACGACAACTCCGATTCAAATATACGCTTGATGCGGGATCAAGTAATAATGGCTAGAGTCTATACTGGTCTtgcaaaattgaaaaacaagaaTGATTTGTTACAAGAACTCCAGGCCCGACTTAAGGACAGCCAACGGGTTTTGGCGGAATCAACATCTGATGCTGATCTTCCTCGGAG tGCACATGAGAAACTCAGAGCCATGGGTCAAGTCTTGGCTAAAGCTAAGATGCAGTTATATGACTGCAAGTTGGTTACTGGAAAGCTGAGAGCAATGCTTCAGACTGCCGACGAACAAGTCAGGAGCTTAAAGAAGCAGAGTACTTTTTTGGCTCAGTTAGCTGCAAAAACAATTCCAAATCCTATACATTGCCTATCAATGCGCTTGACCATTGATTACTATCTTCTGTCTCCGGAGAAAAGAAAATTCCCTCGGAGTGAAAACctagaaaaccctaatctttaTCATTATGCCCTCTTTTCCGACAATGTATTAGCTGCATCAGTGGTTGTTAACTCAACCATCATGAATGCCAAG GATCCTTCTAAGCATGTTTTCCACCTTGTCACGGATAAACTCAATTTCGGAGCAATGAACATGTGGTTCCTCCTAAACCCACCCGGAAAGGCAACCATACATGTGGAAAACGTTGATGAGTTTAAGTGGCTTAATTCATCTTACTGCCCTGTCCTTCGTCAGCTCGAGTCTGCAGCAATGAGAGAATACTATTTTAAAGCAGACCATCCGACTTCAGGCTCTTCGAATCTGAAATACAGAAACCCAAAGTATCTATCCATGTTGAATCACTTGAGATTCTACCTCCCTGAGGTTTATCCCAAGCTGAACAAAATCCTCTTCCTGGACGACGACATCATTGTTCAGAAAGATTTGACTCCACTCTGGGAAGTTAACCTGAACGGCAAAGTCAATGGTGCAGTTGAAACCTGTGGGGAAAGTTTCCACAGATTCGACAAGTATCTCAACTTTTCGAATCCTCACATTGCGAGGAACTTCAATCCAAATGCTTGTGGATGGGCTTATGGAATGAACATGTTTGACCTAAAGGAATGGAAAAAGAGAGACATCACTGGTATATACCATAAGTGGCAAAACATG AATGAGAACAGGACACTGTGGAAGCTAGGGACATTACCACCAGGACTAATAACATTCTACGGATTAACACATCCTTTAAACAAGTCGTGGCACGTGCTGGGACTTGGATATAACCCGAGTATAGACAGGAAAGACATTGAGAATGCAGCGGTGGTTCACTATAACGGGAACATGAAGCCGTGGTTGGAGTTAGCAATGTCCAAGTACCGACCGTATTGGACTAAATACATCAAGTTTGATCACCCTTATCTTCGTCGATGCAACcttcatgaataa
- the LOC104788395 gene encoding polygalacturonate 4-alpha-galacturonosyltransferase isoform X4, whose product MALKRGLSGVNRIRGSSGGSRSVLVLLIFFCVFAPLVFFVGRGVYIDSSNDYSNASVKQNLDWRERLAMQSVRSLFSKEVLDVIAASTADLGPLSLDSFKKKNLSASWREVGVDTSFRHSENQTTQDVKSNILNEKRDKTSKDGSHQKVETPAKIHRRQLRERRREMRANELVQHNDDTILKLENAAIERSKSVDSAVLGKYSIWRRENENDNSDSNIRLMRDQVIMARVYTGLAKLKNKNDLLQELQARLKDSQRVLAESTSDADLPRSAHEKLRAMGQVLAKAKMQLYDCKLVTGKLRAMLQTADEQVRSLKKQSTFLAQLAAKTIPNPIHCLSMRLTIDYYLLSPEKRKFPRSENLENPNLYHYALFSDNVLAASVVVNSTIMNAKDPSKHVFHLVTDKLNFGAMNMWFLLNPPGKATIHVENVDEFKWLNSSYCPVLRQLESAAMREYYFKADHPTSGSSNLKYRNPKYLSMLNHLRFYLPEVYPKLNKILFLDDDIIVQKDLTPLWEVNLNGKVNGAVETCGESFHRFDKYLNFSNPHIARNFNPNACGWAYGMNMFDLKEWKKRDITGIYHKWQNMNENRTLWKLGTLPPGLITFYGLTHPLNKSWHVLGLGYNPSIDRKDIENAAVVHYNGNMKPWLELAMSKYRPYWTKYIKFDHPYLRRCNLHE is encoded by the exons ATGGCGCTGAAGCGAGGGCTATCTGGAGTTAACCGGATTAGAGGAAGTAGTGGTGGATCTCGATCTGTCCTTGTACTCCTCATCTTTTTCTGTGTTTTCGCACCACTTGTCTTCTTTGTTGGCCGAGGTGTATACATCGATTCCTCTAATG ATTATTCAAATGCTTCTGTGAAGCAG AATCTTGACTGGAGAGAACGTTTAGCAATGCAATCTGTTAGATCTCTTTTCTCGAAAGAG GTATTAGATGTTATCGCAGCTAGCACAGCTGATTTGGGTCCTCTTAGCCTTGattctttcaagaaaaaaaatttgtctgCATCATGGCGGGAAGTTGGAGTAGACACCTCTTTTAGACATTCTGAG AATCAAACGACTCAAGATGTCAAATCTAATATCCTGAATGAAAAACGTGACAAGACTTCTAAAG ATGGTAGCCATCAGAAAGTTGAGACACCTGCGAAGATTCACAGAAGG CAACTAAGAGAGAGAAGGCGTGAGATGCGAGCAAATGAATTAGTTCAGCACAATGATGACACGATTTTGAAACTCGAAAATGCAGCCATTGAACGTTCTAAGTCTGTTGATTCTGCTGTCCTTGGAAAATACAGTATTTGGAGAAGAGAAAATGAGAACGACAACTCCGATTCAAATATACGCTTGATGCGGGATCAAGTAATAATGGCTAGAGTCTATACTGGTCTtgcaaaattgaaaaacaagaaTGATTTGTTACAAGAACTCCAGGCCCGACTTAAGGACAGCCAACGGGTTTTGGCGGAATCAACATCTGATGCTGATCTTCCTCGGAG tGCACATGAGAAACTCAGAGCCATGGGTCAAGTCTTGGCTAAAGCTAAGATGCAGTTATATGACTGCAAGTTGGTTACTGGAAAGCTGAGAGCAATGCTTCAGACTGCCGACGAACAAGTCAGGAGCTTAAAGAAGCAGAGTACTTTTTTGGCTCAGTTAGCTGCAAAAACAATTCCAAATCCTATACATTGCCTATCAATGCGCTTGACCATTGATTACTATCTTCTGTCTCCGGAGAAAAGAAAATTCCCTCGGAGTGAAAACctagaaaaccctaatctttaTCATTATGCCCTCTTTTCCGACAATGTATTAGCTGCATCAGTGGTTGTTAACTCAACCATCATGAATGCCAAG GATCCTTCTAAGCATGTTTTCCACCTTGTCACGGATAAACTCAATTTCGGAGCAATGAACATGTGGTTCCTCCTAAACCCACCCGGAAAGGCAACCATACATGTGGAAAACGTTGATGAGTTTAAGTGGCTTAATTCATCTTACTGCCCTGTCCTTCGTCAGCTCGAGTCTGCAGCAATGAGAGAATACTATTTTAAAGCAGACCATCCGACTTCAGGCTCTTCGAATCTGAAATACAGAAACCCAAAGTATCTATCCATGTTGAATCACTTGAGATTCTACCTCCCTGAGGTTTATCCCAAGCTGAACAAAATCCTCTTCCTGGACGACGACATCATTGTTCAGAAAGATTTGACTCCACTCTGGGAAGTTAACCTGAACGGCAAAGTCAATGGTGCAGTTGAAACCTGTGGGGAAAGTTTCCACAGATTCGACAAGTATCTCAACTTTTCGAATCCTCACATTGCGAGGAACTTCAATCCAAATGCTTGTGGATGGGCTTATGGAATGAACATGTTTGACCTAAAGGAATGGAAAAAGAGAGACATCACTGGTATATACCATAAGTGGCAAAACATG AATGAGAACAGGACACTGTGGAAGCTAGGGACATTACCACCAGGACTAATAACATTCTACGGATTAACACATCCTTTAAACAAGTCGTGGCACGTGCTGGGACTTGGATATAACCCGAGTATAGACAGGAAAGACATTGAGAATGCAGCGGTGGTTCACTATAACGGGAACATGAAGCCGTGGTTGGAGTTAGCAATGTCCAAGTACCGACCGTATTGGACTAAATACATCAAGTTTGATCACCCTTATCTTCGTCGATGCAACcttcatgaataa
- the LOC109124526 gene encoding COP9 signalosome complex subunit 1-like: protein MERDDEASGPMMKMCTNGGDETSNRRPTIISGEPLDIEAYATLYKGRTKIMRLLFIANYCGGNQTIQLEALRMAYDEIKKGENTQLFREVVSKINGKLGDKYVMDSAWCESVERRAEQKKLKLENELSSYRTNLIKESIRMGYNDFGDFFYACGSLGDAFKNYIRTRDYCTTAKHIIHMCMNAILVSIEMGQFTHVTSYVNKAEQNPETLDPIVIAKLRCASGLAHLELKKYKLAARKFLDVNPELGNSYNEVIAPQDVATYGGLCALASFDRSELKQKVIDNINFRNFLELVPEVRELINDFYSSRYASCLEYLASLKANLLLDIHLHDHVDTLYDQIRKKALIQYTLPFVSVDLSRMADAFKTSVSGLEKELEALITDNQIQARIDSHNKILYARHADQRNATFQKVLQMGDEFDRDVRGMLIRANLLQHEYHAKASRKH, encoded by the exons ATGGAGCGAGACGACGAAGCGAGTGGACCGATGATGAAGATGTGCACTAACGGAGGCGATGAGACGTCTAATCGTAGACCTACTATCATAAGTGGCGAACCGCTTGACATCGAGGCTTACGCGACGCTCTACAAAGGCCGCACGAAGATCATGCGGCTTCTCTTCATCGCTAACTACTGCGGAGGAAACCAAACGATTCAGCTTGAAGCATTGAGGATGGCTTACGATGAGATCAAAAAGGGTGAGAACACGCAGTTGTTCAGAGAAGTCGTCAGTAAGATTAATGGCAAGCTTGGTGACAAGTATGTGATGGATTCGGCTTGGTGTGAATCCGTCGAGCGTCGTGCTGAACAGAAGAAATTAAAGCTGGAGAATGAGCTCAGTTCGTATCGG ACAAATCTAATCAAGGAGAGCATTAGAATGGGTTACAATGACTTTGGAGATTTCTTCTATGCGTGTGGTTCGCTTGGAGATGCTTTCAAGAACTATATCCGAACACGGGACTACTGCACTACGGCGAAGCACATCATTCATATGTGTATGAATGCGATTCTTGTCAGCATCGAGATGGGTCAGTTTACTCATGTTACAAGTTATGTGAACAAGGCAGAGCAGAATCCAGAAACCCTTGACCCTattgtaattgcaaaactgCGATGTGCATCTGGATTAGCTCATTTGGAGCTTAAGAAGTACAAGCTAGCTGCTCGTAAG TTCTTAGATGTTAATCCAGAACTTGGAAATTCCTATAACGAGGTCATTGCTCCTCAAGATGTTGCCACCTATGGTGGACTCTGTGCCCTGGCAAGCTTTGATCGTTCAGAATTGAAG CAAAAAGTCATTGACAATATCAACTTCCGGAATTTCTTGGAGCTAGTGCCTGAAGTGAGGGAACTTATCAACGATTTCTATTCAAG CCGCTATGCTTCCTGTCTGGAATATCTAGCAAGTCTGAAAGCGAATTTGCTGCTGGACATCCATCTTCATGACCACGTTGACACACTGTATGATCAGATAAGGAAGAAGGCACTGATCCAGTACACACTGCCATTTGTGTCTGTTGATTTGAGCAGGATGGCTGATGCATTCAAGACTAGTGTCTCTGGTCTAGAGAAGGAACTAGAAGCCTTGATCACAGACAACCAGATTCAG GCACGGATTGACTCACACAACAAAATCCTCTACGCAAGACATGCGGATCAGAGGAATGCAACTTTCCAAAAGGTACTTCAGATGGGAGATGAATTCGATAGAGATGTCAGGGGGATGCTGATAAGAGCCAACCTCCTGCAACATGAGTATCATGCCAAAGCTTCAAGAAAACACTGA
- the LOC104788395 gene encoding polygalacturonate 4-alpha-galacturonosyltransferase isoform X1 encodes MALKRGLSGVNRIRGSSGGSRSVLVLLIFFCVFAPLVFFVGRGVYIDSSNGNDYSNASVKQNLDWRERLAMQSVRSLFSKEVLDVIAASTADLGPLSLDSFKKKNLSASWREVGVDTSFRHSEQNQTTQDVKSNILNEKRDKTSKDGSHQKVETPAKIHRRQLRERRREMRANELVQHNDDTILKLENAAIERSKSVDSAVLGKYSIWRRENENDNSDSNIRLMRDQVIMARVYTGLAKLKNKNDLLQELQARLKDSQRVLAESTSDADLPRSAHEKLRAMGQVLAKAKMQLYDCKLVTGKLRAMLQTADEQVRSLKKQSTFLAQLAAKTIPNPIHCLSMRLTIDYYLLSPEKRKFPRSENLENPNLYHYALFSDNVLAASVVVNSTIMNAKDPSKHVFHLVTDKLNFGAMNMWFLLNPPGKATIHVENVDEFKWLNSSYCPVLRQLESAAMREYYFKADHPTSGSSNLKYRNPKYLSMLNHLRFYLPEVYPKLNKILFLDDDIIVQKDLTPLWEVNLNGKVNGAVETCGESFHRFDKYLNFSNPHIARNFNPNACGWAYGMNMFDLKEWKKRDITGIYHKWQNMNENRTLWKLGTLPPGLITFYGLTHPLNKSWHVLGLGYNPSIDRKDIENAAVVHYNGNMKPWLELAMSKYRPYWTKYIKFDHPYLRRCNLHE; translated from the exons ATGGCGCTGAAGCGAGGGCTATCTGGAGTTAACCGGATTAGAGGAAGTAGTGGTGGATCTCGATCTGTCCTTGTACTCCTCATCTTTTTCTGTGTTTTCGCACCACTTGTCTTCTTTGTTGGCCGAGGTGTATACATCGATTCCTCTAATGGTAATG ATTATTCAAATGCTTCTGTGAAGCAG AATCTTGACTGGAGAGAACGTTTAGCAATGCAATCTGTTAGATCTCTTTTCTCGAAAGAG GTATTAGATGTTATCGCAGCTAGCACAGCTGATTTGGGTCCTCTTAGCCTTGattctttcaagaaaaaaaatttgtctgCATCATGGCGGGAAGTTGGAGTAGACACCTCTTTTAGACATTCTGAG CAGAATCAAACGACTCAAGATGTCAAATCTAATATCCTGAATGAAAAACGTGACAAGACTTCTAAAG ATGGTAGCCATCAGAAAGTTGAGACACCTGCGAAGATTCACAGAAGG CAACTAAGAGAGAGAAGGCGTGAGATGCGAGCAAATGAATTAGTTCAGCACAATGATGACACGATTTTGAAACTCGAAAATGCAGCCATTGAACGTTCTAAGTCTGTTGATTCTGCTGTCCTTGGAAAATACAGTATTTGGAGAAGAGAAAATGAGAACGACAACTCCGATTCAAATATACGCTTGATGCGGGATCAAGTAATAATGGCTAGAGTCTATACTGGTCTtgcaaaattgaaaaacaagaaTGATTTGTTACAAGAACTCCAGGCCCGACTTAAGGACAGCCAACGGGTTTTGGCGGAATCAACATCTGATGCTGATCTTCCTCGGAG tGCACATGAGAAACTCAGAGCCATGGGTCAAGTCTTGGCTAAAGCTAAGATGCAGTTATATGACTGCAAGTTGGTTACTGGAAAGCTGAGAGCAATGCTTCAGACTGCCGACGAACAAGTCAGGAGCTTAAAGAAGCAGAGTACTTTTTTGGCTCAGTTAGCTGCAAAAACAATTCCAAATCCTATACATTGCCTATCAATGCGCTTGACCATTGATTACTATCTTCTGTCTCCGGAGAAAAGAAAATTCCCTCGGAGTGAAAACctagaaaaccctaatctttaTCATTATGCCCTCTTTTCCGACAATGTATTAGCTGCATCAGTGGTTGTTAACTCAACCATCATGAATGCCAAG GATCCTTCTAAGCATGTTTTCCACCTTGTCACGGATAAACTCAATTTCGGAGCAATGAACATGTGGTTCCTCCTAAACCCACCCGGAAAGGCAACCATACATGTGGAAAACGTTGATGAGTTTAAGTGGCTTAATTCATCTTACTGCCCTGTCCTTCGTCAGCTCGAGTCTGCAGCAATGAGAGAATACTATTTTAAAGCAGACCATCCGACTTCAGGCTCTTCGAATCTGAAATACAGAAACCCAAAGTATCTATCCATGTTGAATCACTTGAGATTCTACCTCCCTGAGGTTTATCCCAAGCTGAACAAAATCCTCTTCCTGGACGACGACATCATTGTTCAGAAAGATTTGACTCCACTCTGGGAAGTTAACCTGAACGGCAAAGTCAATGGTGCAGTTGAAACCTGTGGGGAAAGTTTCCACAGATTCGACAAGTATCTCAACTTTTCGAATCCTCACATTGCGAGGAACTTCAATCCAAATGCTTGTGGATGGGCTTATGGAATGAACATGTTTGACCTAAAGGAATGGAAAAAGAGAGACATCACTGGTATATACCATAAGTGGCAAAACATG AATGAGAACAGGACACTGTGGAAGCTAGGGACATTACCACCAGGACTAATAACATTCTACGGATTAACACATCCTTTAAACAAGTCGTGGCACGTGCTGGGACTTGGATATAACCCGAGTATAGACAGGAAAGACATTGAGAATGCAGCGGTGGTTCACTATAACGGGAACATGAAGCCGTGGTTGGAGTTAGCAATGTCCAAGTACCGACCGTATTGGACTAAATACATCAAGTTTGATCACCCTTATCTTCGTCGATGCAACcttcatgaataa